One part of the Solanum dulcamara chromosome 3, daSolDulc1.2, whole genome shotgun sequence genome encodes these proteins:
- the LOC129883282 gene encoding alkaline ceramidase-like isoform X2 produces MADGIFFWGPVTSKEWCEPNYVQSSYIAEFFNTISNIPCILLALIGLVNALRQRFEKRFSVLHISNIILALGSMTYHATLRQMQQQGDETPMVWEMLLYIYILYSPDWHYRSTMPTFLFLYGALFAIVHSQLRFGIGFKVHYALLCLLCAPRAYKYYIHTEDTLAKRLAKLYVATLLIGAACWLCDRLFCKQIQGWYVNPQGHAVWHVLMGFNSYFANTFLMYCRAQQREWNPKIKHLFGFFPYVKIQKPKTQ; encoded by the exons ATGGCAGATGGCATATTCTTTTGGGGCCCAGTAACATCTAAAGAGTGGTGTGAGCCAAATTATGTGCAGTCATCCTATATTGCAGAATTCTTCAACACCATTTCAAATATCCCATGCATTCTGTTGGCTCTTATTGGTCTTGTGAATGCCCTCAGACAACGGTTTGAGAAAAGGTTCAGTGTCCTCCATATATCAAACATCATACTTGCCTTAGGGAGCATGACATATCATGCCACTTTGCGGCAGAT GCAACAGCAAGGTGATGAGACACCAATGGTCTGGGAGATGCTTCTGTATATCTATATCCTATATTCACCAGATTGGCATTATCGGAGTACGATGCCCACCTTTCTGTTCCTTTATGGGGCACTCTTTGCCATTGTGCATTCACAGCTTCGCTTTGGCATTGGTTTCAAAGTACACTATGCACTATTGTGCCTTCTGTGCGCTCCTCGTGCATATAAGTATTACATTCATACAGAAGACACATTGGCAAAGCGCCTTGCAAAGTTATATGTGGCGACTTTATTGATCGGAGCTGCTTGCTGGCTATGTGATAGATTATTCTGCAAGCAAATTCAGGGCTGGTATGTTAATCCACAGGGCCATGCAGTGTGGCACGTCTTAATGGGCTTCAACTCGTACTTCGCAAATACATTCTTGATGTATTGTCGTGCTCAGCAACGTGAATGGAATCCCAAAATCAAGCACTTGTTTGGATTTTTCCCATATGTGAAGATCCAGAAACCAAAAACCCAGTAG
- the LOC129883282 gene encoding alkaline ceramidase-like isoform X1 encodes MTREIRSRYPLGEHKVKPPLLCNSSQTTPERMADGIFFWGPVTSKEWCEPNYVQSSYIAEFFNTISNIPCILLALIGLVNALRQRFEKRFSVLHISNIILALGSMTYHATLRQMQQQGDETPMVWEMLLYIYILYSPDWHYRSTMPTFLFLYGALFAIVHSQLRFGIGFKVHYALLCLLCAPRAYKYYIHTEDTLAKRLAKLYVATLLIGAACWLCDRLFCKQIQGWYVNPQGHAVWHVLMGFNSYFANTFLMYCRAQQREWNPKIKHLFGFFPYVKIQKPKTQ; translated from the exons atgacaagggaGATCCGCAGCCGCTATCCTTTGGGTGAGCACAAGGTAAAACCTCCGCTActatgcaatagctcgcaaaccaCACCGGAGAG AATGGCAGATGGCATATTCTTTTGGGGCCCAGTAACATCTAAAGAGTGGTGTGAGCCAAATTATGTGCAGTCATCCTATATTGCAGAATTCTTCAACACCATTTCAAATATCCCATGCATTCTGTTGGCTCTTATTGGTCTTGTGAATGCCCTCAGACAACGGTTTGAGAAAAGGTTCAGTGTCCTCCATATATCAAACATCATACTTGCCTTAGGGAGCATGACATATCATGCCACTTTGCGGCAGAT GCAACAGCAAGGTGATGAGACACCAATGGTCTGGGAGATGCTTCTGTATATCTATATCCTATATTCACCAGATTGGCATTATCGGAGTACGATGCCCACCTTTCTGTTCCTTTATGGGGCACTCTTTGCCATTGTGCATTCACAGCTTCGCTTTGGCATTGGTTTCAAAGTACACTATGCACTATTGTGCCTTCTGTGCGCTCCTCGTGCATATAAGTATTACATTCATACAGAAGACACATTGGCAAAGCGCCTTGCAAAGTTATATGTGGCGACTTTATTGATCGGAGCTGCTTGCTGGCTATGTGATAGATTATTCTGCAAGCAAATTCAGGGCTGGTATGTTAATCCACAGGGCCATGCAGTGTGGCACGTCTTAATGGGCTTCAACTCGTACTTCGCAAATACATTCTTGATGTATTGTCGTGCTCAGCAACGTGAATGGAATCCCAAAATCAAGCACTTGTTTGGATTTTTCCCATATGTGAAGATCCAGAAACCAAAAACCCAGTAG